In one window of Orcinus orca chromosome 17, mOrcOrc1.1, whole genome shotgun sequence DNA:
- the LOC125961743 gene encoding epiplakin-like, translating to MWVHAPRCSATRRAPAVWQGSSCCLQGTRASRPRAEHLLPTGATLPVREAQDATRMLVDPATGRQLWPDEAVRAGLFGPELHRQLLAAEQVVTGYRGPFSGIRMPLFQAMTKELVDRPPLLRLLVAQLATGRRVCPARRLRLPLEATLHFGCLDKELSSISRRRLASRTPACRRASAVGSCWPTVSPTQRRGWPSCPSQWGVLERSHRGPRSLSTAPGRP from the coding sequence ATGTGGGTGCACGCACCGAGGTGCAGCGCCACCCGCAGGGCACCGGCGGTGTGGCAGGGCTCGTCCTGCTGCCTGCAGGGCACAAGAGCTTCCAGGCCTCGGGCCGAGCACCTGCTCCCCACGGGCGCCACGCTTCCGGTCCGGGAGGCTCAGGACGCCACCCGCATGCTGGTGGACCCAGCCACCGGCCGGCAGCTGTGGCCAGATGAGGCGGTCAGGGCAGGCCTGTTTGGACCAGAGCTCCACAGGCAGCTCCTGGCAGCAGAGCAGGTGGTGACGGGGTATCGTGGCCCCTTCAGTGGCATCCGAATGCCCCTATTCCAGGCCATGACGAAGGAGCTGGTGGACAGGCCTCCGCTGCTGAGGCTCTTGGTTGCCCAGCTGGCTACAGGCAGGCGAGTGTGTCCTGCCCGCAGGCTCCGGCTGCCCTTGGAGGCCACCCTGCACTTCGGCTGCCTGGACAAAGAGCTCAGCAGCATCTCTCGCAGGCGGCTGGCTTCTCGGACCCCGGCATGCAGGAGAGCCTCAGCTGTGGGCAGCTGCTGGCCCACTGTGTCACCGACCCAGAGACGGGGCTGGCCTTCCTGCCCATCTCAGTGGGGAGTCCTGGAGCGGAGCCACAGGGGCCCCCGTTCActgagcacagcacctggcagacCTTGA